One stretch of Nitrospirota bacterium DNA includes these proteins:
- a CDS encoding pyridoxal phosphate-dependent class II aminotransferase gives MRLREYIGRHNNISPEMVLCGNGSTELIYLIARALRPERVLIPAPSFSEYERACRMSNELRVMSYELERKNNFDIRPDDFIKAMFTPPPQILMTGVGQAKIPSPLTGEGQGGGGLWRLLDRNNKVRVIAFLCNPNNPTGRLLKREEVMKIAEAAKRAGCCLIVDEAFIDFCPEHTVINEVQNNPYLIVLRSITKFHALPGLRIGYGVFPRHLIGKLKEYKEPWSVNSLAERAAIAALKDRKYREETFSVIRKEKQFLIKSFQKLGIEFLDSAANFYLLKISNAGDIYQALKTRGILVRDCSNFKGLDGTYIRVAVKSHKENVRLIKGLSGLLSLDSNYL, from the coding sequence GTGAGGTTAAGGGAATATATAGGCAGGCATAACAACATCTCCCCTGAGATGGTGCTATGCGGGAACGGCAGTACAGAGCTGATTTATCTTATCGCAAGGGCATTGAGGCCGGAGAGGGTGTTGATACCTGCACCGTCATTCTCTGAATATGAGAGGGCATGCAGGATGAGTAATGAGTTAAGGGTTATGAGTTATGAGTTGGAGAGGAAGAATAACTTTGACATAAGACCGGATGACTTTATAAAGGCCATGTTTACTCCCCCTCCCCAGATTCTAATGACGGGAGTGGGGCAAGCGAAAATTCCCTCCCCCTTGACGGGGGAGGGTCAGGGTGGGGGTGGGCTATGGAGATTATTGGATAGAAACAACAAGGTACGGGTAATTGCTTTCTTATGCAACCCCAACAATCCAACCGGAAGACTCCTGAAAAGAGAAGAGGTTATGAAGATAGCAGAGGCAGCAAAACGTGCCGGCTGCTGCCTGATTGTTGATGAAGCATTTATTGATTTCTGTCCTGAGCATACAGTGATAAACGAGGTTCAGAATAATCCTTATCTCATTGTCCTGAGATCAATAACAAAATTCCATGCACTCCCCGGCCTGAGGATAGGCTATGGTGTATTTCCCAGGCACCTTATCGGGAAATTAAAAGAATATAAAGAACCCTGGAGTGTAAACAGCCTTGCAGAGCGGGCTGCAATAGCCGCACTAAAAGACAGGAAATACAGGGAAGAGACTTTCAGTGTCATCCGTAAAGAAAAACAATTTCTAATAAAGAGTTTTCAAAAGCTTGGGATAGAATTTTTAGACTCTGCCGCCAACTTCTATCTTTTAAAAATTTCAAACGCCGGTGATATATATCAGGCATTAAAGACAAGGGGCATCCTCGTCAGGGACTGTTCAAATTTTAAGGGACTTGACGGTACATACATAAGGGTAGCTGTAAAATCACATAAGGAGAATGTGAGATTAATAAAAGGACTGTCAGGGCTATTGAGCCTTGACAGTAATTATTTGTGA
- a CDS encoding cobyrinate a,c-diamide synthase: protein MCNGIVISGISSSAGKTTISIGIMAALKNMGLRVQPFKAGPDFIDPGFHTLVTDRPSRNLDLWMCGEDYVLKCFSENIRDADMAIVEGVMGLFDGGEVSTAELAKVLGLPVLLIVNAGAMAESIAPIVRGFESFDSGVTVAGVILNRVGSERHFEILREAIDKHTNVKVLGFLPEKDEFGIPERHLGLTVAEERPVSDKEINSLSEAVSQYIDIEEVINIGTTHCPCL from the coding sequence ATGTGCAATGGAATAGTAATCTCAGGGATCAGCAGCAGTGCCGGTAAGACAACAATATCTATTGGTATTATGGCAGCGCTGAAAAACATGGGATTAAGGGTCCAGCCTTTTAAGGCAGGCCCTGATTTTATTGATCCGGGATTTCACACACTGGTCACGGATAGGCCCTCAAGGAATCTTGATTTGTGGATGTGCGGGGAAGACTATGTCCTTAAATGTTTTTCTGAAAATATCAGGGATGCTGATATGGCAATCGTAGAAGGTGTTATGGGACTTTTTGATGGCGGAGAGGTAAGTACAGCGGAGCTTGCAAAGGTACTCGGACTGCCGGTCTTATTAATAGTTAATGCAGGTGCTATGGCAGAAAGCATTGCCCCCATTGTAAGAGGGTTTGAATCCTTCGATAGTGGAGTCACTGTGGCAGGGGTTATTCTAAACAGGGTCGGCAGTGAAAGACACTTTGAAATCCTGAGGGAGGCAATAGATAAACACACGAATGTAAAGGTGCTGGGATTTTTGCCTGAGAAGGATGAGTTTGGAATCCCTGAGCGGCACCTCGGGCTTACTGTGGCAGAAGAAAGACCTGTTTCAGATAAAGAAATAAATAGTCTTTCAGAGGCTGTTTCGCAATATATAGATATTGAGGAGGTGATAAACATTGGCACAACACATTGCCCTTGCCTATGA
- a CDS encoding precorrin-8X methylmutase, producing the protein MESILLLGHGSRLTEANNTLIQMAQMVRTMGDIPIVEAAFMQFGRPDFSDGVSACVSKGARKIIVLPYFLYKGRHYEEDIPALIDDAQKKHNEIEFSITEPLGLHENIAKVALERLKKDIRTFKRLRPCEIEEKSFEIITDELGETRFRDIELPVVKRVIHTTGDFDFVKNMQFHPRAIEAGLKAIRNGMNILVDVHMVETGINKHLLEKSGGRVICKLSDSETGGDESLRTGKTRTEIAMEMGAGENVGIVVVGNAPTALYRVMNLIQEGVFNPELVIGVPVGFVSAVESKEVLLHVNYPFITSLGRKGGSTVAAAIVNALLKMT; encoded by the coding sequence ATGGAATCAATATTACTGTTGGGACATGGGAGCAGGTTGACAGAGGCAAACAATACGCTAATCCAAATGGCACAGATGGTCAGAACAATGGGGGACATCCCGATTGTTGAGGCAGCCTTTATGCAGTTCGGCAGGCCTGATTTTTCAGATGGTGTCTCTGCCTGTGTCTCGAAAGGTGCCAGGAAAATAATCGTACTCCCTTATTTTCTATATAAGGGGAGGCACTATGAGGAAGATATACCTGCACTGATTGATGATGCACAGAAGAAACATAATGAAATTGAATTCTCAATTACCGAGCCTCTCGGTCTGCATGAGAATATCGCAAAGGTCGCCCTTGAAAGATTAAAGAAAGACATCAGAACTTTCAAAAGGCTCAGGCCCTGTGAGATTGAGGAAAAGAGTTTTGAGATTATTACAGATGAACTTGGAGAAACAAGATTCAGGGATATTGAACTGCCGGTTGTTAAGAGGGTGATACATACCACAGGAGATTTTGATTTTGTTAAGAATATGCAATTTCATCCCCGTGCCATTGAGGCAGGATTAAAGGCCATCAGGAATGGGATGAACATCCTCGTTGATGTACACATGGTTGAAACAGGGATTAACAAGCATCTCCTTGAAAAGTCCGGCGGCAGGGTTATCTGCAAGCTGTCAGACAGTGAGACAGGGGGGGATGAATCTCTTCGTACAGGGAAGACAAGGACTGAGATTGCAATGGAGATGGGGGCCGGTGAGAATGTTGGTATTGTGGTGGTTGGTAATGCACCTACAGCCCTGTACAGGGTAATGAACCTGATACAGGAAGGTGTGTTTAACCCTGAACTTGTCATTGGTGTTCCGGTAGGATTTGTCAGTGCAGTTGAGTCAAAGGAGGTGCTTTTGCACGTGAACTATCCATTTATTACATCATTGGGCAGAAAAGGCGGAAGTACTGTCGCAGCGGCTATTGTCAATGCCCTGCTGAAGATGACATAA